One stretch of Malus domestica chromosome 14, GDT2T_hap1 DNA includes these proteins:
- the LOC139191206 gene encoding uncharacterized protein, whose product MNEELQRQHEGMDSASSIILHLTKLYGEGTRNRRFSTVSELVKTKMVKGAPVHQHFVMNYNMNKMDSILSELLNMLVTVEKTMKKENVVGTAAVAYNKPSTSKAKPKGKGKGKEKKSPTPKAQGGVKKKKAKEPKGTCHHCGKDGH is encoded by the exons atgaatgaggagctgcAGAGACAGCATGAGGGTATGGATAGTGCATCATCcatcatactccatcttacgaagttatatggtgaagggacgcgcaatcGTCGCTTCAGCACTgtcagtgaacttgtgaagaccaaaatGGTCAAGGGAGccccagtgcatcaacat ttcgtCATGAACTACAACATGAACAAGATGGATAGCattctctctgagttactaaacatgttagtaaccgttgagaagactatgaagaaagagaatgttgtagggactgctgcagtagcctacaacaagccatccacTTCCAAGGCTAAACcgaaaggcaaaggcaaaggaaaggagaagaagtcacccactcctaaggcacaaggaggagtgaagaaaaagaaggcaaaggagcccaaggggacttgccaccactgtggaaaggacgGGCATTAG